Proteins from a genomic interval of Nitrospina gracilis Nb-211:
- a CDS encoding ATP-binding protein has translation MQLRALHIKRFGVFKDKSVAGLRPGLNLLYGENEAGKTTLLQFVRWVLFGEGAMFADHYAPEDGGKQEGSLECESAGNEMVTIQRSVQSKQKTQVRVATPLRTVENQQSLNPFLGYIPAALYKNVYAFTIEELQQLDFVKDDEVKQRIVGAGLGLGAVSLSGIRKSLSDRREELFKVRGKTQTLNALTTEIKNREKEIQEMQKDLVQFDRLHEEIESLTQQRAALKAPLAEASHRVQRLAALAEVYPRFVDWVDAGNALEALHGVPELSESVVEEFHNLKREWAALKKQFDDRRQEVERLQKVRDGIEVNTALLQLEAEVKQINQSHQSVRDIMKDIDTLRRQHGEKSGVILQNLQRIGEGWDESRLREFQKVDELKGRVRKHRADLESAAENISKAQARLDSHREYRAREAVRSVLPPGAMMVLLLFAGLSVAGGVAAWMAGFAGGIVFAVLGVVLAGAAAWWVRTRSRSGTQEDPLEQHYREEAQQAKAARNHLVESWQKWLAERGFHSGLDVDEFDEVMRRMERTRDLLRERDDLSGRIEKMEADLRAARSRVERVASAAPGLELNNDLLVNMERVAERYEDQRQKQEERRNLEKALSEQAQGLEQLKPAVEAQRQKLDRIILEAGTKDEEGFQDQVTSWKRACDLKQQSERARRDIQSRMGVGEAFDAVVEELRSTEPTRLDTECATARERVETLQKQMQEIDQKLGRCQQEQERLANSDVLFDAQSQVEMLKQRLERAGRDWAVATLALSMLDRSLKTYQETHQPAVYRAASDWFRRITGGVYEAVRYQMEADVVDVQTASGDFKPVAHLSRGTREQLYLALRLALIQEYEKESEPLPVLMDDVWVNFDDARRDRFVEVLAQFAQDRQVVVLSCHNASRELCRRHGAHEVVLSTP, from the coding sequence ATGCAACTGCGCGCATTGCACATCAAACGATTCGGGGTCTTCAAAGACAAGTCCGTCGCCGGATTGCGTCCCGGTCTCAACCTGCTGTACGGAGAAAACGAAGCGGGCAAGACGACGCTCCTCCAGTTCGTGCGCTGGGTGCTGTTCGGCGAGGGCGCGATGTTCGCCGATCACTATGCGCCGGAGGATGGCGGCAAGCAGGAAGGATCGCTGGAGTGTGAATCGGCAGGCAACGAGATGGTGACGATTCAGCGCAGTGTCCAAAGCAAACAGAAAACGCAGGTCCGTGTTGCCACGCCGTTGCGCACGGTGGAGAACCAGCAGAGTCTCAACCCGTTTTTGGGATACATTCCTGCCGCGTTGTATAAAAACGTGTATGCCTTCACCATCGAGGAATTGCAGCAACTGGATTTCGTGAAGGACGATGAGGTGAAGCAACGCATCGTCGGTGCCGGGCTGGGGTTGGGCGCGGTGTCTTTGTCCGGGATCCGAAAGTCACTCAGTGACCGTCGTGAAGAATTGTTCAAGGTGCGCGGCAAAACGCAGACCCTCAACGCTCTCACCACAGAAATCAAAAACCGGGAAAAAGAAATCCAGGAAATGCAGAAGGACCTTGTGCAGTTCGACCGCCTGCACGAGGAGATCGAATCGCTCACCCAGCAACGCGCGGCGCTCAAGGCACCGCTTGCCGAGGCCAGCCACCGTGTGCAACGGCTGGCCGCTTTGGCGGAGGTGTATCCCCGCTTCGTGGATTGGGTGGACGCCGGGAACGCATTGGAGGCCCTGCACGGCGTGCCCGAGTTGAGTGAATCGGTGGTGGAGGAGTTTCACAACCTGAAACGGGAGTGGGCCGCCTTAAAGAAGCAATTTGACGACCGGCGTCAGGAAGTGGAGCGGTTGCAAAAAGTGCGTGACGGCATCGAGGTCAACACGGCTCTGTTGCAGTTGGAAGCGGAAGTGAAACAGATCAACCAGTCCCACCAGTCCGTGCGCGACATTATGAAGGACATCGACACCCTCCGCCGGCAACACGGGGAAAAGAGCGGGGTGATCCTGCAAAACCTGCAACGCATCGGCGAAGGGTGGGACGAATCGCGCTTGCGGGAATTCCAGAAGGTCGACGAATTGAAGGGCCGCGTGCGCAAACACCGCGCCGACCTGGAATCCGCCGCGGAGAACATTTCCAAAGCGCAGGCCCGGCTGGACTCGCACCGGGAATACCGCGCCCGCGAAGCGGTGCGGTCGGTATTGCCTCCGGGGGCGATGATGGTCCTGCTGTTGTTCGCGGGGCTGAGCGTGGCGGGCGGCGTGGCCGCGTGGATGGCGGGGTTTGCGGGGGGCATCGTGTTTGCCGTTTTGGGTGTGGTTCTGGCCGGGGCCGCCGCGTGGTGGGTTCGCACCCGATCGAGATCCGGCACTCAGGAGGACCCTTTGGAACAGCATTACCGCGAGGAGGCGCAACAGGCCAAAGCGGCGCGGAACCATCTTGTTGAAAGCTGGCAGAAATGGCTTGCGGAACGCGGCTTCCATTCCGGCCTCGACGTGGATGAGTTCGACGAGGTGATGAGGCGCATGGAGCGCACCCGGGATTTATTGCGCGAGCGGGACGATCTGTCTGGCCGTATCGAAAAAATGGAAGCCGATTTGCGGGCGGCGCGGTCGCGGGTGGAGCGTGTGGCGTCGGCGGCGCCCGGGTTGGAATTGAACAACGACCTGCTGGTGAATATGGAACGTGTGGCGGAACGCTATGAAGACCAGCGCCAAAAGCAGGAGGAACGCCGGAATCTGGAGAAGGCGCTGTCCGAGCAGGCACAGGGGCTGGAACAGTTGAAACCGGCGGTGGAGGCCCAGCGCCAGAAGCTGGACCGGATCATCCTGGAAGCGGGGACGAAGGATGAAGAGGGATTCCAGGACCAGGTGACGTCGTGGAAGCGGGCCTGCGATCTGAAGCAACAGTCCGAACGCGCCCGCCGCGACATCCAGTCGCGCATGGGGGTGGGCGAAGCGTTCGATGCGGTCGTAGAGGAATTGCGGAGCACCGAGCCGACGCGGCTGGATACCGAATGCGCCACCGCGCGGGAGCGGGTGGAAACACTGCAAAAACAGATGCAGGAGATCGATCAAAAGCTCGGCCGCTGTCAACAGGAGCAGGAGCGGCTGGCGAACAGCGATGTGCTGTTCGACGCGCAGTCGCAGGTGGAGATGTTGAAGCAGAGGCTGGAGCGCGCCGGGCGCGACTGGGCGGTGGCGACGCTCGCCCTTTCCATGTTGGACCGATCCCTTAAAACATATCAGGAAACACACCAGCCCGCCGTCTATCGCGCCGCATCCGACTGGTTCCGGCGCATCACCGGCGGCGTGTACGAGGCGGTACGCTACCAGATGGAAGCGGACGTGGTGGACGTGCAGACCGCGTCCGGAGATTTCAAACCCGTGGCGCACTTGAGTCGCGGCACGCGCGAGCAGTTGTACCTGGCGCTCCGCCTCGCGCTCATCCAGGAATATGAAAAGGAGTCGGAACCCCTGCCGGTGCTGATGGACGACGTGTGGGTGAACTTCGACGACGCGCGTCGCGACCGCTTCGTGGAGGTGCTGGCCCAGTTCGCGCAGGACCGGCAGGTGGTCGTGTTGTCCTGCCACAACGCCTCGCGGGAATTGTGCCGCCGCCATGGCGCGCATGAGGTGGTCTTGTCCACTCCTTGA